A single genomic interval of Lactococcus sp. S-13 harbors:
- a CDS encoding pyridoxal phosphate-dependent aminotransferase, translated as MREFEKSHKLDNVSYDIRGPVLDEAQKMRANGEKILRLNTGNPAEFGFLAPDEVIRDLIENAVESEGYSDSKGIFPARKAIMQYCQLKGFPNVDINDIFTGNGVSELIVMSMQGLLDTGDEVLIPMPDYPLWTAAVSLAGGNAVHYICDEQAGWFPDIADIRAKITSNTKAIVLINPNNPTGALYSKELLLEIVQVAREHNLIIFSDEIYDRLVMDGAVHVPIASLAPDLFVVTMNGLSKSHRIAGFRVGWMVLSGEKSHVKGYIEGLNMLASMRLCSNVLAQSVVQTSLGGIQSVDKLLLPGGRIYEQREFIYKAINDIPGLSAVKPQAAFYIFPKIDREMYRIDNDEQFVLDFLKQEKILLVHGRGFNWKDPDHFRIVYLPRVDELAEIQEKMERFLHQYRR; from the coding sequence ATGAGAGAATTTGAAAAATCACACAAACTTGATAATGTCAGCTATGATATTCGTGGCCCAGTGCTGGATGAGGCGCAAAAAATGCGCGCTAATGGCGAAAAAATTCTACGTCTAAACACAGGAAATCCCGCAGAATTTGGCTTTTTAGCACCTGATGAAGTCATCAGAGATTTGATTGAAAATGCCGTGGAAAGTGAAGGCTATTCTGACTCCAAAGGGATATTTCCAGCCCGTAAGGCTATCATGCAATATTGTCAGCTCAAAGGTTTTCCTAACGTTGACATCAACGATATTTTCACCGGAAACGGTGTTTCTGAACTTATTGTGATGTCAATGCAAGGGCTGCTTGACACGGGCGATGAAGTATTGATTCCTATGCCTGATTATCCGCTCTGGACAGCGGCAGTCAGCCTTGCTGGCGGAAATGCTGTTCACTACATTTGTGACGAACAAGCTGGTTGGTTCCCTGATATTGCGGATATTCGCGCAAAAATCACGAGCAATACCAAAGCGATTGTTTTGATCAATCCCAACAATCCGACAGGAGCGTTGTATTCTAAAGAATTACTTTTGGAAATCGTTCAAGTAGCGCGCGAGCACAATTTAATCATCTTTTCTGATGAAATTTATGATCGATTGGTTATGGACGGAGCAGTTCATGTGCCAATTGCCAGTCTGGCACCAGACCTTTTTGTGGTGACGATGAATGGCTTGTCAAAATCACATCGCATTGCAGGTTTTCGTGTAGGTTGGATGGTACTTTCCGGTGAGAAATCACACGTCAAAGGTTACATCGAAGGGCTTAATATGCTCGCTTCCATGCGCCTTTGTTCCAATGTGCTGGCGCAATCTGTCGTTCAAACCTCGCTAGGTGGCATCCAGTCTGTTGACAAATTGCTCCTTCCAGGAGGTCGGATTTATGAGCAAAGAGAGTTCATCTACAAAGCAATCAACGACATTCCCGGCCTGAGCGCCGTAAAACCTCAAGCAGCTTTTTACATCTTCCCTAAAATTGATCGGGAGATGTACCGCATTGATAATGATGAGCAATTCGTTTTAGACTTTTTGAAACAAGAAAAGATTCTTCTTGTGCATGGTCGTGGCTTCAACTGGAAAGACCCTGATCATTTCCGGATTGTTTATCTTCCACGTGTTGACGAATTAGCCGAAATTCAAGAAAAAATGGAGCGATTTTTACACCAATATCGCCGGTAA
- a CDS encoding CoA-binding protein, giving the protein MYEFENPSQETIFGYLKKAKTIAVVGMSDRPDRTSFLIGQALQQNGYQIVPVNPKLVGTQLLGEQVYANIKDVPFHLDIVDIFRQSKFLPEVAQDFIQTDADVFWAQQGLQSEEAEQILRAAGKNDIVMNRCIKIEYAYSGLGK; this is encoded by the coding sequence ATGTACGAATTTGAAAATCCAAGCCAAGAAACGATTTTTGGTTATCTCAAAAAAGCGAAAACAATTGCTGTGGTTGGCATGAGTGATCGTCCAGATCGCACGTCATTTTTGATTGGGCAAGCTTTGCAACAAAACGGTTACCAGATTGTTCCGGTTAACCCAAAGTTGGTAGGGACACAGCTCTTGGGTGAGCAGGTCTATGCCAATATCAAAGATGTTCCCTTTCATTTAGATATTGTTGATATTTTCCGTCAGAGCAAATTTTTGCCTGAAGTTGCTCAAGATTTTATCCAAACAGACGCAGATGTTTTCTGGGCTCAACAAGGTTTGCAGTCCGAAGAAGCGGAGCAAATTTTGCGTGCAGCCGGTAAAAATGATATTGTCATGAACCGTTGCATTAAAATCGAATACGCCTACTCTGGTTTAGGAAAATAA
- the codY gene encoding GTP-sensing pleiotropic transcriptional regulator CodY: MATLLEKTRKITAILQDGVTDLQQELPYNSMTERLANVIDCNACVINTKGELLGYSLPYNTNNDRVDQFFYDRKLPDEYVRAAVRIYDTMANVPVDKPLAIFPEEVLGNFPNGVTTLAPIYGSGMRLGTFIMWREDGEFTDDDLVLVELATTVIGVQLSNLKLEQMEQNIRKDTMATMAVNTLSYSEMKAVKAIIEELDGEEGHVIASVIADKIGITRSVIVNALRKLESAGVIESRSLGMKGTYLKVLNTGLFDKLAGRNF; encoded by the coding sequence TTGGCTACATTACTTGAAAAAACACGTAAAATCACAGCGATTTTGCAGGACGGAGTAACCGATTTACAGCAAGAGCTTCCATATAATAGTATGACTGAACGTTTAGCAAATGTTATTGATTGTAACGCCTGCGTCATTAATACAAAAGGAGAATTGCTCGGTTATTCACTTCCCTACAACACAAATAATGATCGTGTTGACCAATTCTTCTACGATCGCAAATTGCCAGATGAGTATGTTCGTGCAGCAGTACGCATTTATGATACAATGGCGAACGTTCCTGTGGACAAACCACTTGCAATCTTCCCTGAAGAAGTGCTTGGAAACTTCCCAAATGGCGTTACTACTTTAGCTCCAATTTATGGCTCAGGAATGCGTCTTGGAACATTTATCATGTGGCGTGAAGACGGCGAATTTACAGACGATGATCTTGTCTTGGTTGAGCTTGCAACGACTGTTATCGGTGTGCAACTTTCAAACCTCAAACTTGAGCAAATGGAACAAAATATCCGCAAAGACACAATGGCAACAATGGCTGTTAACACCCTTTCTTACTCAGAAATGAAAGCTGTTAAAGCAATCATTGAAGAACTTGATGGTGAAGAAGGTCATGTCATTGCCTCAGTTATCGCAGATAAGATCGGAATCACTCGCTCAGTAATCGTCAACGCCTTGCGCAAACTCGAATCGGCAGGTGTTATTGAATCACGCTCACTCGGGATGAAAGGAACTTACCTCAAAGTTCTCAATACAGGTTTGTTTGACAAACTCGCAGGACGTAATTTCTAA
- a CDS encoding MFS transporter, producing the protein MKEKLWTRTFVINMLINFILYLVFYLPTVVIGTMAMERYQASASIAGILSGIFIVGAFFARLWAGNNMKRFGAKKLLYLGIGIYFILTFAYFAVHSVGLLLLLRLFHGVGFGIAGTASGTLAGAIVPASRRGEGIGYYALSVTLSSAFGPFLSMFLYRVSGFSALIWLSALLLFVALIGLFFLKVQRSQTNSEIPETSKRKFAWSNYFEKAALPISLIAFLIGISYSSILSFMDAYSLSINLSETASFFFIVYALTVLISRPITGRIFDSLGDNFVMYPTYLFFALGLLLIGLAHSGGMLLLAAVFIGLGYGSFSPFGQAIAIRNSNVHRLGVVTSTFFGFMDMGVGFGPFILGMLMPLLGYRNLYFASAILALLIAVIYYFVHGRHTKRIK; encoded by the coding sequence ATGAAAGAAAAACTATGGACAAGAACTTTTGTCATCAATATGCTCATTAATTTTATTCTCTATCTCGTCTTCTATTTACCGACTGTCGTTATTGGAACGATGGCTATGGAGCGCTATCAAGCCTCAGCCAGCATCGCTGGGATTTTATCTGGAATTTTTATTGTCGGTGCCTTTTTTGCACGACTCTGGGCAGGTAATAACATGAAGCGTTTTGGCGCAAAAAAATTACTTTATCTTGGGATTGGGATTTATTTTATCCTGACTTTTGCTTATTTTGCAGTCCACTCTGTCGGACTTTTACTCTTGCTTCGGCTCTTTCACGGAGTTGGCTTTGGGATTGCTGGGACAGCTTCTGGGACGCTAGCTGGGGCAATCGTGCCTGCTTCACGTCGAGGTGAAGGGATTGGCTATTATGCCCTCTCAGTCACTTTATCATCAGCTTTTGGCCCTTTTTTATCCATGTTCCTCTATCGCGTTTCTGGATTTTCTGCTCTAATCTGGTTGTCTGCTTTACTGCTGTTTGTCGCTTTGATTGGGCTCTTCTTTTTAAAAGTGCAACGCAGCCAAACAAACTCCGAAATTCCCGAAACAAGCAAACGAAAATTTGCTTGGTCAAATTATTTTGAGAAAGCTGCACTTCCCATTTCTTTAATTGCCTTTCTGATTGGGATTTCTTACTCTAGCATTCTTTCTTTCATGGATGCTTATTCCCTCTCTATCAACCTTTCGGAGACTGCTTCATTTTTCTTCATCGTTTATGCTTTAACTGTCCTGATTTCACGACCAATCACGGGGCGAATTTTTGATAGTCTCGGGGACAATTTTGTCATGTATCCAACTTACTTATTCTTTGCCTTAGGACTTTTGCTCATTGGTCTAGCACATTCTGGTGGTATGCTTTTACTTGCGGCTGTCTTTATTGGCTTGGGCTATGGTTCGTTTTCACCCTTTGGTCAAGCTATTGCTATCCGTAACTCAAACGTCCATCGCTTGGGCGTTGTGACCTCAACTTTCTTTGGTTTCATGGATATGGGCGTTGGTTTTGGGCCTTTCATCTTGGGAATGCTCATGCCACTCTTAGGCTATCGTAATCTTTACTTTGCCTCTGCGATTTTGGCCCTTTTGATTGCTGTCATTTATTATTTCGTTCATGGGCGTCACACTAAGCGCATCAAATAA
- a CDS encoding MerR family transcriptional regulator, which produces MNIKEAADLFGLTPDTLRYYEKAGIVPPVHRAQSGFRDYQTRDLNWIYLVRSLRRAGMDIDALKHFAELAKGRETNDIDTLKAVDTAQKGILQKQLIEIDEKISELQQTREILAYKISTYEDHIAKFKTGEWDAENQERLWER; this is translated from the coding sequence ATGAATATTAAAGAGGCTGCAGATCTATTTGGCTTAACGCCAGATACACTACGCTATTATGAAAAAGCAGGAATTGTTCCACCTGTTCATCGAGCACAATCTGGTTTTCGCGATTATCAGACACGGGATTTAAATTGGATTTATCTTGTTAGAAGTCTACGGCGTGCAGGAATGGATATTGATGCACTCAAGCACTTTGCAGAACTTGCCAAAGGCCGGGAAACAAACGATATCGATACCCTTAAGGCGGTAGATACAGCTCAAAAAGGTATTTTACAGAAACAACTTATTGAGATAGATGAAAAAATTTCTGAACTCCAGCAAACACGTGAGATACTAGCTTATAAGATTTCCACTTACGAAGACCATATTGCTAAGTTTAAAACAGGTGAGTGGGATGCAGAAAACCAAGAAAGACTATGGGAACGATAA
- a CDS encoding DNA/RNA non-specific endonuclease, with amino-acid sequence MNKKQKKSLTSLLILLVALAVGYFGSDKLHLGSKPDTTPSTTLNQTSKMLPSTIKQQPLPFKNQKQMVMADTDALGRAVDSHIQLKNSQEPRAKREPLTYNPVGWHNYNFYYKKDNGSIGKMWLMARGHLVGYQFCGLNNEARNLVPETAWFNGGSFVGMDDGNTASMLYYENRLDSWLANHPNYYLDYQVTPIYKGNELLPRQIRLAYVGIDQNGEKLTIKLGGGREKTGLAGATVVVLDNVAPNAKINYADGTAVNTVNPN; translated from the coding sequence ATGAATAAGAAACAAAAAAAATCACTCACTAGTCTGTTAATCCTCCTTGTGGCTTTGGCTGTGGGTTATTTTGGTTCTGACAAGCTTCATCTCGGGTCAAAACCAGACACAACGCCCTCCACCACGCTCAATCAAACAAGCAAAATGCTGCCCTCTACAATCAAGCAGCAACCTTTACCTTTCAAAAATCAAAAACAAATGGTCATGGCGGACACTGATGCGCTTGGTCGTGCCGTAGATTCACACATTCAGCTCAAAAATTCCCAAGAACCTCGGGCCAAACGTGAACCCTTGACTTACAATCCCGTCGGCTGGCACAATTATAATTTCTACTATAAAAAAGACAACGGCTCTATCGGTAAAATGTGGCTCATGGCACGTGGTCATTTGGTTGGTTATCAATTTTGCGGTCTAAATAACGAAGCACGCAACTTGGTTCCAGAAACTGCTTGGTTCAATGGGGGCAGCTTTGTGGGCATGGACGATGGTAATACTGCAAGTATGCTTTATTATGAAAATCGTCTAGACAGCTGGCTTGCCAATCACCCTAACTATTATCTAGATTACCAAGTCACCCCAATCTACAAAGGCAATGAACTTCTGCCCCGCCAAATTCGCTTGGCCTACGTTGGTATTGACCAAAACGGTGAAAAATTGACGATCAAACTTGGTGGTGGCCGTGAAAAAACAGGACTTGCTGGGGCAACCGTCGTGGTTTTAGACAACGTGGCGCCAAATGCCAAAATTAACTACGCGGACGGTACAGCTGTCAACACCGTCAACCCTAATTAA
- a CDS encoding DUF975 family protein translates to MKRRDLKNQAKAALKDNFGSKMLLFIIPIILGIFSRGNQVHTVLTDNNINFSADAGGASVSHLALLIAGPIIAVTVLITIAISLFIIVITTGAIFNYIKIFRGERSNPQFKNIFAPFSDGSLWKIVLLNVVIGLVMIVLILIPIIGWAFAVYLGLGWSQSTYVLFDQLEEGRYAGVKQVLRESSAKMKGLRGNYFIYKLSFFWWYILNGISGGLAGFWTMPYFNMADIAYYENIENL, encoded by the coding sequence ATGAAGAGACGAGATTTAAAAAATCAGGCGAAAGCAGCACTGAAAGACAACTTTGGTTCAAAAATGTTGCTCTTTATCATTCCAATTATTTTAGGAATTTTTAGTAGGGGTAATCAAGTACATACCGTTTTGACAGATAATAATATCAATTTTAGTGCGGATGCTGGTGGGGCTAGTGTGTCTCATTTGGCACTCTTAATTGCGGGGCCGATTATTGCTGTTACTGTTTTGATTACTATTGCGATTAGTTTGTTTATCATCGTCATCACAACGGGGGCAATCTTCAACTATATCAAGATTTTCCGCGGGGAACGTAGCAATCCGCAATTTAAAAATATCTTTGCTCCATTTTCTGACGGTTCACTTTGGAAAATTGTTTTGCTGAATGTGGTGATTGGACTTGTGATGATTGTCTTGATTCTTATCCCAATTATTGGCTGGGCTTTTGCGGTTTATTTGGGACTAGGGTGGTCACAAAGTACTTATGTGTTGTTTGATCAGTTGGAAGAAGGCCGTTATGCAGGCGTGAAACAGGTCTTACGCGAATCGTCAGCGAAGATGAAGGGCTTGCGTGGAAACTACTTTATCTACAAATTGAGCTTCTTCTGGTGGTATATTTTAAATGGTATCTCTGGTGGACTGGCTGGTTTTTGGACAATGCCTTATTTCAATATGGCTGATATTGCTTACTACGAAAATATCGAAAATCTATAA
- the tgt gene encoding tRNA guanosine(34) transglycosylase Tgt has product MTEHAIKYRLIKKEKHTGARLGEIITPHGTFPTPMFMPVGTQATVKTMSPEELKDLGSGIILSNTYHLWLRPGDELVAEAGGLHKFMNWDQPILTDSGGFQVYSLVQNKKNITEEGVKFKSHLDGRELFLNPEKAIGIQNNLGSDIMMSFDECPPFYQPYDYVKASVERTSRWAERGLNAHRRPNDQGLFGIVQGAGFEDLRRQSAADLTSMDFAGYSIGGLAVGESHKEMNAVLDFTTPLLPEDKPRYLMGVGAPDSLIDGVIRGVDMFDCVLPTRIARNGTLMTHFGRVNIRNAKYEHDFTPLDPMCDCYTCTNYTRAYLRHLIKADETFGLRLCSYHNLHFLVNLMKDVRQAIMDDNLLEFREDFCERYGYNLPNAKDF; this is encoded by the coding sequence ATGACTGAACACGCAATAAAATACAGACTCATCAAAAAAGAGAAACACACCGGCGCACGACTCGGTGAAATTATCACACCACACGGTACCTTCCCAACACCAATGTTCATGCCTGTCGGCACCCAAGCCACAGTAAAAACTATGAGTCCAGAAGAACTCAAAGACCTTGGTTCTGGAATTATCCTCTCTAATACTTACCACCTCTGGCTTCGTCCCGGAGATGAGTTAGTTGCCGAAGCTGGCGGACTCCATAAATTCATGAACTGGGATCAACCCATCCTTACAGATAGTGGTGGTTTTCAAGTATACAGCTTGGTACAAAACAAGAAAAACATCACCGAAGAAGGTGTTAAGTTCAAGAGCCATCTGGACGGTCGTGAACTCTTCCTCAATCCAGAAAAAGCCATCGGTATCCAAAATAATCTCGGCTCTGACATCATGATGTCCTTTGACGAATGTCCACCTTTTTATCAACCTTATGATTACGTTAAAGCCTCAGTTGAGCGGACTTCACGTTGGGCTGAACGCGGACTTAATGCTCATCGTCGTCCAAATGACCAAGGCCTTTTTGGGATCGTTCAAGGTGCTGGCTTTGAAGACTTACGCCGCCAATCAGCTGCTGATTTGACTTCTATGGATTTCGCAGGCTATTCTATCGGCGGACTTGCCGTCGGCGAATCACATAAAGAAATGAATGCAGTGCTTGACTTCACTACGCCTCTTCTTCCTGAAGACAAACCCCGTTATCTTATGGGCGTTGGTGCGCCAGATAGCTTAATTGATGGTGTCATTCGTGGGGTTGATATGTTTGACTGCGTTCTCCCTACACGTATCGCCCGAAACGGTACCTTAATGACTCACTTTGGCCGAGTAAATATTCGCAATGCCAAGTATGAGCATGATTTCACCCCACTTGATCCAATGTGTGATTGCTACACTTGTACCAACTACACGCGCGCTTACTTACGTCATTTGATCAAAGCCGATGAAACCTTTGGCTTACGCCTTTGTTCTTATCATAATCTTCATTTCCTTGTCAATCTCATGAAAGACGTCCGTCAAGCTATCATGGACGACAATCTCCTTGAATTCCGTGAAGATTTCTGTGAGCGTTACGGTTATAACTTACCAAATGCCAAAGATTTTTAA
- a CDS encoding MFS transporter produces the protein MQQKQKFGTILFIILFSYFLILMDNSIIFTSTVKIANDLHLNEAALSWVSNAYTITFGGFLLLAGRLGDLLGRKRIFLTGLLLFGLSSLFIGLSYSMVEIISWRAIQGIGSAIIAPTSLAILMDNYEGSMRMRAISYYGATAGIGSSAGLLIGGWLTSAISWRAGFLLNVPFALFLIILTFIKIKNGKAQRIKIDYLGAILSVLIATSFVYGITVTNLWLIAFSIILLLGFIFWEKTQKNPLMPLELFSNRVRSGSYLARFIFMMAMLPYWFILPQIMQEIYHFTPLQSGMGFLPLTIVNFIAALYLPKLTARIGNSKVMLVGQGILLLGLILSTVLSPKLGYFLAIGLPMVLVGLGQGWLLAPLTSAGVQEIPNELSGAASGMTNTMHQIGGPVGLSLVVFITSPFQNQSLVYYHWVMGLVTAFIVLGFVVLLITQPHKQVAEG, from the coding sequence ATGCAACAAAAACAAAAATTTGGAACAATTTTATTTATTATTTTATTTAGTTACTTTTTGATATTGATGGATAACTCAATTATCTTCACAAGTACAGTGAAAATTGCAAATGATTTGCACCTTAATGAAGCGGCATTATCTTGGGTTTCTAATGCTTACACTATAACATTTGGTGGTTTCTTACTCTTAGCAGGTAGACTTGGAGACTTACTTGGACGTAAAAGGATATTTTTGACAGGGCTCTTACTTTTTGGATTAAGTTCTCTTTTTATTGGTCTATCTTACTCTATGGTTGAAATTATTTCTTGGCGTGCTATTCAAGGAATTGGTTCTGCAATAATTGCTCCTACTTCACTTGCTATTTTAATGGATAATTATGAGGGTAGTATGAGAATGCGTGCGATTTCCTATTATGGGGCAACAGCAGGTATTGGTTCATCTGCAGGTCTTTTAATTGGTGGATGGTTAACTAGTGCAATTTCTTGGAGAGCTGGTTTCCTACTTAATGTTCCTTTTGCTCTTTTCTTAATCATTTTAACGTTTATAAAGATAAAAAATGGGAAAGCGCAAAGGATTAAAATTGACTATCTTGGCGCAATTCTTTCAGTATTAATTGCTACTAGTTTTGTTTATGGGATTACAGTTACTAATCTCTGGCTTATTGCATTTTCAATTATTTTATTGCTTGGCTTTATTTTCTGGGAGAAAACTCAGAAAAATCCGTTAATGCCACTTGAACTCTTCAGCAATCGCGTCCGTTCGGGTTCTTATTTAGCTCGATTTATATTTATGATGGCAATGCTCCCTTACTGGTTTATTCTACCCCAAATTATGCAAGAGATTTATCATTTCACACCATTGCAATCTGGTATGGGATTTTTACCTCTGACAATTGTTAATTTTATAGCTGCCTTATATCTTCCAAAACTAACAGCAAGAATTGGTAATTCAAAAGTGATGTTAGTTGGGCAAGGGATTCTATTGCTTGGCTTGATACTATCAACAGTGCTAAGTCCAAAGCTTGGATATTTCTTAGCAATTGGGTTACCAATGGTTTTGGTTGGTTTAGGGCAAGGTTGGTTATTGGCTCCCCTAACATCGGCGGGCGTTCAAGAGATACCTAACGAGCTATCTGGCGCAGCTAGTGGGATGACAAATACAATGCACCAAATTGGTGGTCCTGTGGGCTTATCACTTGTTGTGTTCATTACTAGCCCTTTTCAAAACCAAAGTTTAGTTTATTATCATTGGGTTATGGGTCTAGTCACTGCGTTTATCGTTTTAGGTTTTGTTGTGCTATTAATCACTCAACCACATAAGCAAGTTGCTGAGGGATAA
- the gatC gene encoding Asp-tRNA(Asn)/Glu-tRNA(Gln) amidotransferase subunit GatC yields the protein MSQITEEQVKHVALLSKLEFSENEVESFTDTFGKIIDMVEMLDEVDTEGVAFTMNVADNLNFMRADVAEAGVDREKLMAAVPEKQDGFIKVPAMLSDGGDA from the coding sequence ATGAGTCAAATTACAGAGGAGCAAGTCAAGCACGTGGCACTTTTGTCCAAGCTTGAGTTCTCGGAAAATGAAGTAGAATCATTCACCGATACTTTCGGAAAAATCATTGATATGGTTGAAATGTTGGATGAAGTTGACACTGAAGGTGTGGCTTTCACCATGAATGTGGCAGACAACCTCAACTTTATGCGTGCAGATGTGGCGGAAGCGGGAGTTGACCGTGAAAAACTCATGGCAGCTGTGCCTGAAAAACAAGATGGCTTTATTAAAGTGCCAGCCATGCTTTCGGATGGAGGAGATGCTTAA
- a CDS encoding glycosyltransferase → MSNEYQTRSARLKRNVSPQKVAPIEADSATAEIQDQQRAPLRKSRSNKQVSPHENRIAQRSSLPLWLYGLLGSLSVLLSLTFYTFPLWRMQATAIQSQNLYSGLAMQHGLVPYNDFFGTGGSIFYLINWLGNLGGSTWLLWIFGIIALLISGLLTYKLANQQTQNQTAATIVSAFTLVVIAGMARGGDAPTLFALPFALWGALFLNQYFREASTDRGFIRFGMAGAMTLVISPIMSVFFLMSMLALLIYNPLNRRFWRGFYQLLSALLGVLLVGYSVAYYALQEQTLYTSIEQSILIPLSQFGTASDLPIVLAKSLVMILIFGGVTGFIQGILQLKNSGSALIWHTLLLLGTVVVTILVVFNKNFDSSNLLAALPFMLVFTGLSIKDNDKILLKYLQNRLFAPILAILFVLLTPIVYSFQNRTIFAEEKAVVRYLTNHATSSDRVYAVAETKNINNLSRKVATIDNVPAHFPIKFSQAFDLKVGQLTDKYVVLEAGQKLPKSLSTVLSKEYKVTTYSGQYFRIYEKK, encoded by the coding sequence ATGTCAAATGAATATCAGACGCGCTCGGCAAGACTCAAGCGTAACGTTTCACCCCAGAAAGTCGCACCTATCGAAGCCGATTCAGCTACCGCTGAAATCCAAGACCAACAAAGAGCCCCCCTTAGAAAAAGTCGGTCAAATAAACAAGTTTCACCTCATGAAAATCGAATTGCTCAAAGAAGTAGCCTTCCTTTATGGCTTTATGGCTTGTTAGGCAGTTTGTCGGTGCTTTTGAGCCTGACTTTTTACACTTTTCCCTTGTGGAGAATGCAAGCCACAGCCATTCAATCGCAAAATCTTTACTCAGGCCTTGCCATGCAGCATGGTTTGGTTCCTTATAATGATTTTTTCGGCACAGGAGGTTCTATATTTTACCTGATTAACTGGCTGGGAAATCTGGGCGGCAGCACTTGGCTCCTTTGGATTTTTGGTATTATTGCCTTGCTCATCAGTGGTTTACTTACTTACAAACTCGCCAATCAACAAACGCAAAACCAAACAGCAGCGACCATTGTTTCGGCCTTTACCTTAGTTGTCATTGCTGGAATGGCTCGTGGGGGAGATGCGCCGACCTTGTTTGCACTCCCTTTTGCACTCTGGGGCGCCCTCTTTTTAAACCAATATTTCCGCGAAGCATCGACTGATCGAGGCTTCATTCGTTTTGGAATGGCAGGGGCGATGACGCTTGTTATCTCGCCAATCATGAGTGTATTTTTCTTAATGTCAATGCTTGCCCTTTTGATCTATAATCCACTTAACCGCCGCTTCTGGCGTGGTTTTTACCAATTGTTGTCAGCCCTCTTAGGCGTTTTATTGGTGGGTTATTCGGTGGCCTATTATGCGCTACAAGAACAAACACTTTACACTTCAATTGAGCAATCTATTTTGATTCCATTGAGTCAATTTGGCACGGCCAGCGATTTACCGATTGTCTTAGCCAAGTCCCTTGTGATGATTTTAATCTTTGGAGGAGTTACAGGATTTATTCAAGGAATTTTACAACTCAAAAACAGCGGTAGTGCTTTGATTTGGCACACCCTGCTCCTTTTAGGCACGGTAGTCGTGACCATATTGGTCGTGTTCAACAAAAATTTTGATAGTTCTAATTTATTAGCCGCACTGCCCTTTATGCTTGTTTTTACTGGTTTGTCAATCAAGGACAACGATAAAATCTTGTTGAAATACTTGCAAAATCGCTTGTTTGCTCCTATTTTGGCGATTCTCTTTGTCCTTTTGACTCCAATCGTTTATAGTTTTCAAAATCGGACGATTTTTGCCGAAGAAAAAGCCGTTGTGCGCTATCTGACAAACCATGCGACATCATCTGATCGTGTTTATGCAGTAGCCGAAACTAAAAATATCAACAACCTCAGTCGCAAAGTAGCAACGATAGATAACGTTCCAGCTCACTTCCCGATTAAATTCAGTCAAGCCTTTGATTTGAAAGTTGGCCAATTGACCGACAAATATGTCGTCTTAGAAGCAGGGCAAAAACTTCCCAAAAGTCTGTCTACTGTGCTTTCTAAAGAATACAAAGTAACCACTTATTCAGGCCAATATTTCCGCATTTACGAGAAAAAATAA